Within the Maledivibacter sp. genome, the region TCATTGGCATTTATACTGCCAGATGTTCCTGCGGAACCAACGGTCCAATAATTTGAACCTATTATAATAAAATCATTTACCGCTGCCCATAAGGCTAACTGTGCGTAGGCAAATGTTTGACCTGTTTTTCTCGCAACAGTTATTGGTGCAAAAACTTTTCTTGAAAAGGGCATTTGACCCCAATCATATTTCCCTTTACTGGTTTTCAAATCATTTTTCATCCAGCGTGAAGAAAATCCTGCTCTATCTAAAAGTGCTTTTAACCTAGGCGTTATTGACCCATTATATACTGGTGACCCAATAATGAGTCCATCTGCCTCCAGCATCTTATTGAAAACACCTTTAAAATCATCATTTACTACACATTTTTTGTTCTCTATGCAACCATAGCACCCTCTGCATTGATCAATATTTTTATCCTTTAATCTTATGAATTCTACTTCAAATTCCTTGTCCTTTAATTCTTTCAAAACAACATTAATATAATATTCTGTATTACCTGCTCTAGGACTTCCACATATCCCTAAAATTTTCATGCATTTCCTCCTCAAGCTGAAAATTGTTTATTATAGATCTATAACCGCCTCAACTCTCTTATCAAGCTCTTTTTCTGTGGCTCCTTTAGTAAATAGTGAAACAACTACTGTTACTACTAGTGCCGCAGCTATTACATTAACATACCAAGGTAAACCTCCAGGCCATTTAAAGCCTGTTCTATTTAAAACTAATGCAGTAACATTTAAGATTAAAGCTGTTATCAAACCTGCAAAAACACCTTGGCTGCTTGCTTTTTTCCACAGTAGTCCTGTTATAAAAACTGGAAAAGTAGCAGACATTAATGTCCCCCATCCAAATGTCCCTAATATAGCTACTGCTTCACCACTGGTTAGTGCAAACAATATTGCCAGTATACCTATTATAAAAGTAATGATTCTTGAAATCTTTATCTGTTTTTTAGAGTCTAATTCTTTACCAAGTGCATTAGGGAGGTCCCTTGAAATGATATTAGAGGAAAGTGTTAAGAACATGCTTGCAGTTGACATTGATGCTGCAAGTATGGCTGCATAAACAAATAATTGAGCATATACTCCAACATAATCAGCAACCGCAAATATAGCATTGTCACCTTTTACTAAGGGAGGTATAATACCTTTACCAACAAGATAAAGTGCTGCATATGCCATTGTTACAGCAAAGAAACCAACAATCATATGTCCTAATGCTGCATATAAGCCAAGCTTAGGCATATCCTTAGGATTTTTTAAAGCATACATCCTTGTTAAAACTTGAGGTTGACCCATTGTTCCTAGAATAGGAATAAACATCCATGTCATAGCAATAGATCCTGGAAGCACTCCCCACGCATTCATCATTTCGGGACTAAATGCTTTAGTTACTTCCTGCCCATTTACTGTAGCAGTTACCTTCCCTACAGTGGACACAACCTCCACTACATTCCCAAAGCCTTTTGTAATAGAGAAAAAGGCAGCTATCATTATTATTCCTGCAACTACCATTACCATCCCTTGAAATGCTTGAGTAAGCACTCCACCAACTTCACCACTTATGGCAGTATATATAGTCAATATACCGAAGATAAAAAATCCTGCTACCATTGGGTCCCACCCTAATAAATGGGCAAATAATGCAGAGGTTGCACTAATCTGCGATGCTAAATAAGCTATAGCTCCTATAAAAAGTACAATAGATAATGTGGCCTTTATACCTCTATGATTGTTATATCTTAAATCTGCAATATCCCCTAGGCTTGCGATGGGAGCAACTTCTGCCATAGCCCTAATCTTTTTACCAATTGCAAAATAAGCCATTGCAAATGCAGCAGAGGATAACATCCACAATGTCATTGTATTCCCAAAGGAATAGATAATACCTGGTACGCCAACTACAGCAAAGGCACTCGCTACTGCTGCAACAGTGGATAAGCTAACTGTAATTGGTCCAAAAAGTGCGGTTCCACCAAAGAATGATTGAGGATCTGAGGCTTTTTTCTTTGCTGTCCAACCTATGAAAAATGAAACAATAATCATTCCTAAAGAAAAAGCCATTATTAAGTACTTAACTCCACTTGCCATCTACAATTCCCCCTTTGCAGTATTAATAGCTTCAATTTTTTTCTTGAAATTATCCCATCCTTCATCGGACAACCAATGATCTGCAAAAATATAAAAACCTAAACTAAGTGTAAGTACTCCTCCTACCCAATAGGTTAATATAGTAAATGCAAAGGAAGGGTGGAAGCCCATAATTGTAAATTCAGGCATTCTCCCGGTAAAAACATCAGCATAATATTTTGAAAAATAGAAACCAACAATCCATAATACTGCCCATGATAATAATGGATATAAAAATAGCTTTTTATTTAGCTTCCCATTCTGTGACGCTCCAAGCATCATATAAAGCAGCATTAATACAACGCTAGATATCAATCCAGCAAACCAATTACCATTCCACCCACTGATAGTAATGAATATCCAAAGCATGGTTATAATAATAATAATACCTGTTCTTTTACTGCCTATCTCCATAATAACCCTCCTCTTAATTTAAATTTCTACATCCTATCCTCCCTTTATTATTAATTATTTATATTAAACAGCAAATTTCATGCCAATATAACATTCAATATAAATAGCTATTCTTATCCATTGCTTTTTCAACCCTATGTAACATTTCATTGTTTATCATGTGAAAATAATCATATGAATACCAGATAAACTTGTTTTCCGAATAATGTATCATATTTGTTACAATTTTTTATTATGTTACATGAATATTAAACCATATAAGTGTACATCTATATTCCTGCTGGAATATATAATACCTTCTTAACCATACTTTCCAACATAAAAAAATTTCCCATATAGAATAAGATTTATCTTATCAGCTATATGGGAAAACTGCTTTTTAAAAATGAAATTAATTTTTACAACCACAAATATTAGATATTTTACAATCTCTAACAACTCATCAAGTTCTCCTTTCATAGGAAATCCTTGGTAATATTTGTAAACTAAGATTAATTGAAGACATATAAACTCTCCTCTCATAATATAGAAATCAAAACCAATGATTTCTATTATTTTATGTTTAGGCACATTCAAAAAATAAGCTATATTCTAATCGTAAATTTAGTATATACTCCGAGTTCAGAATCTATTTCCATATCGCCATCTATTTTGTCCACTATGGTTTTTACAATCGATAGACCTAATCCTAATCCCGATATACTTCTAGACTTGTCTACTCTATAAAAAGGTTCAATAACTTTTGACTGCTGCTCTAAGGACATACCTATCCCATCATCTTCTATGGATAACACAATTCTATGTTTTTCTTTTCCTAAAGTTATTAAAATTTGTCCATATTCATCCGTGTATTTATAGGAATTATCCACAAGATTATAAATCAACCTATTGAGCCAGATTCTATCAATTGGTAGATACAATTCTTCATGACAAAGGTTCATGCTAATTTCTATTTTCTTTTCATTATTTTTAAAATAGCTTACTGTATGCTCTATACAATCTTGTATGCTTGTCTTAAGTTTGTGATCAACATAGTTATCCTTTGAGATATAAGCCGTTAGACTAGATGTCATATTAACAAGATCATTTATTGCCTCCTTTGTGACATGAAGAATCTTACTTTTATTAATCTCACTTTTAAAATCATCTTTTTCAAGTAGCTCTGTGTTAAGCTTGATGGTCGACAGCGGTAAGCGTAAATCATGGCTTACCCCCCTAAGCAAGTCCACTCTCACCATTTTCTCTTTTGAAAAATACATCTTTAGTTTTAAAATACTATTGATTATCATAAATATAGCTACAGCGGTAATAAAAACATCCCTATAATATAATCTAAAAATACTGCATACAATGTCTATTCGAGCCAGTCCAAAAATAAAAACTAAAGCAATCAAGCTTATAATACTTTTTATATTAGGATTTCTAAAGTAATTTATTAAACCTAGTAATGCGAAAATAAAAGAATAGGCAGCAAATAAATTATATGACAATAGAATAGACAATATCATAACTAATGGAAGCATGTATTTTTTTACACGTTTTTTCAGTAGCTGATCAGCCATTGAATAAATCATTATCACGGCAAAAAATATTCCTACTTCAAAGTTATAAATCATGAGCAATGACCCTAATGAAAGCATAATTGTATGGATTTGTTTGCGATTTGTCATTATCATAATCAGGGTACTTATTAATAATAGAAGCATCACCATCACATTAATACACTTTTTTGAAATAATAAGATTATTGACACTGCTATAACTTCCTACAAAGTAGTTATTACCATACTGTAAAAACTCTGGTTTCTCTTCAATACCTTCTACATAGAAATCTACCCTATTGTTAATATAGTCTTCCCTATCTACATAAAATACAATGTGATCTTTGTTTTCATACATAGGATAATTAGGGGACTGATTTTGCATAACAAATTTTTTATTTTTATATAGTGTGAAGCCTTTGTAGGGGTTGATAACAGTAAAAAATATTTCTTTTTTATCCTCTGAATAAATTTGAACTACTTTAGAAAAGCTATGTACCATGGTTATTTTATTGAGGTCTAAATCATCGACATTGATGAAGTTATTCGATTCAATATGATGAACAACTTGATTAGAAATAATTTCTTCTAAGCTTTCCATTCCCATTAATAGGGCAATAATACTTATAACTATGACAAATAGTTTTCTTTTCATTTCATCACCACTAGTCGATAGCCTTTTCCATAAACATTTTCAATTATTACTTTATCACTTTCTAATTCCTTTATGGTTTTTCTGAGCCTAGAAATAAGGGTATGCACCCTAAAATCATGGATTTTTTTAATCTCCTTTAAACCTGACAACTCCGTTTTATATAATATATCCCCTTTTTTATATTTTTCAAAAAGCATTTTGAGAACTATGCCCTGGGAATTCTGTATGATTATGGAATTATAATCCGTAGAAAGAGTTGAATTTTCAAGATTTAATATTAAATCACCTATCCGATACACTGGACTTTCATTGTACTTTCTTTTATTTATTGCCTTTAATTTATATTCAAGTTCAAACAATGTAACGGGCTTTATCATATAGTCATCTGCACCTTTTTTATAAGCAATACGTCTTGTTTCCTCTTTTTCTAAGGCGGATATAATAATAACAATGGCATTTGACTCATTTTTTATGAAAGGAATTATTTCATAACCAAGACCATCGGGTAGCATTATATCTAAGAGTACAACATCAATTTTTTCACTTTTTATGACTCTTTTTACATCCCTCAAATTCTCCGATATCATGATATCAAATATGCTACTTAAAATATTCCTATAGGTGAGCGCCAGTTTTTTATCATCTTCTACAATTAACACCTTCATCTCATATCCCCCTCAATATAATAGTCTGCTTTTTCAAAATGATGGTTTGTAGTAATTATCTTCTTATTGTTTTTAGAGGCGAAATCAACTATAAAATCTAGGACTTCTTCATTCATTTCCAAATCGTCAACTAAGGAATAATCTACTAATAAGTACATAATATCATAATATTTAACCAAGCAATCTACTTTTAAATCATTACCAAAGTTCTTAACCACATAATTAAAATTTCCTTTTTCTTCTAATATGTCCATATTTCTATCCAAAACATCAAACCCAACGATAAAATACAAAGAAATATTATTATTTAACAGCTTACTATCTATCCAGTCGAAAAATCCATCTGCTAAAAGTGTTTGTTCATTTACATCAATAAATATGTTTTCCGTATCATCATGGCTCCCACTAATAACAGCTTTAATAATGATCTTATCCAATTTTGTCATTAGGTTTAATCGATTTATGCTGTGATAAAATGTTGTATGTGACACCCCTTCAATGCAGCCTCTTACATATTTACCAATATCATTTCCATTTTTATCCTTTATATCTTCATATCTTAGTTCAATACGACCTTCATTAACCATGTTCTTTATGTTCTCATCCCTAGCAATTTTATTTTTGTAAAAGTTTTGCATTTTTTCGTCAAAGTAGATTATTTCCCTTCTTTCCTGGGCTAAGTGAAGTCCAAGCTTTAGCCTATTCAAAGCTATATCCAGATTGTTATCTTGATAATCTATATAAGCTATGTCTAAGTCATAATTCAATCTAATATTTCTAAGCAAAACATCTTTTTTAATAGTTTTACAAAAGCCTAACACATCTTCAGTATCTTCTTTTAATATTAAATATCTACCCTCATCCACATAAAATATGGATTCTGTTTCTAATAGGGATTCTTTAACTTTGCGCAAAAAATTTTGTATATATTTAGTATAGATTTTTTCTCCATAGTAATAGCCTATGTCATCACCATTCTTCATTTCTAAGAGAATCAAATAGCCACTTTGCTTTTTGATTTTTTTCTGTAAATATCTTACATTATATAACCCATAGTTATTATCTACATAGTATATTTTTAAAAAATAAACGTACAGCCTTCTTCCACCAATCAACAAACCTAAGGGAATAGCCATGATAAAGGCATAAACATAGGGCCTCTTTTCCGTCTTCGGCTGCTGCATCTCATTATGCAAAACTTTTTGAGTATCTATAATAGATAAGCATTTATTAATAATGTCGATACAATTCTCATCATTACTTACAAAACGGTTTTCATTACTTTCTAATTCCCCACATATTTCTAAGAATTCTGGTGGCACTATACTTGAAAAAAAAAGTTTAGGAAGAATTATGTAATCTAGTTCATTGTTTTTCATAGCTTTAGTTGCTATTTCAAAGTCCATATAATCTGTTACATTGAT harbors:
- a CDS encoding flavodoxin family protein, which encodes MKILGICGSPRAGNTEYYINVVLKELKDKEFEVEFIRLKDKNIDQCRGCYGCIENKKCVVNDDFKGVFNKMLEADGLIIGSPVYNGSITPRLKALLDRAGFSSRWMKNDLKTSKGKYDWGQMPFSRKVFAPITVARKTGQTFAYAQLALWAAVNDFIIIGSNYWTVGSAGTSGSINANEDTEGISIMKHLAGNMNHIIKKLNA
- a CDS encoding HAMP domain-containing histidine kinase, with protein sequence MKRKLFVIVISIIALLMGMESLEEIISNQVVHHIESNNFINVDDLDLNKITMVHSFSKVVQIYSEDKKEIFFTVINPYKGFTLYKNKKFVMQNQSPNYPMYENKDHIVFYVDREDYINNRVDFYVEGIEEKPEFLQYGNNYFVGSYSSVNNLIISKKCINVMVMLLLLISTLIMIMTNRKQIHTIMLSLGSLLMIYNFEVGIFFAVIMIYSMADQLLKKRVKKYMLPLVMILSILLSYNLFAAYSFIFALLGLINYFRNPNIKSIISLIALVFIFGLARIDIVCSIFRLYYRDVFITAVAIFMIINSILKLKMYFSKEKMVRVDLLRGVSHDLRLPLSTIKLNTELLEKDDFKSEINKSKILHVTKEAINDLVNMTSSLTAYISKDNYVDHKLKTSIQDCIEHTVSYFKNNEKKIEISMNLCHEELYLPIDRIWLNRLIYNLVDNSYKYTDEYGQILITLGKEKHRIVLSIEDDGIGMSLEQQSKVIEPFYRVDKSRSISGLGLGLSIVKTIVDKIDGDMEIDSELGVYTKFTIRI
- a CDS encoding response regulator transcription factor, whose amino-acid sequence is MKVLIVEDDKKLALTYRNILSSIFDIMISENLRDVKRVIKSEKIDVVLLDIMLPDGLGYEIIPFIKNESNAIVIIISALEKEETRRIAYKKGADDYMIKPVTLFELEYKLKAINKRKYNESPVYRIGDLILNLENSTLSTDYNSIIIQNSQGIVLKMLFEKYKKGDILYKTELSGLKEIKKIHDFRVHTLISRLRKTIKELESDKVIIENVYGKGYRLVVMK
- a CDS encoding transporter substrate-binding domain-containing protein, with amino-acid sequence MKKKLTLLFLIFLVPITFAFFEMNHQNGKPKFTDEELKFIRENKDTVFWTGYFPAERRFSKKMCEKIEEDTSLKLRIYDESWNNSLDMLKKGTLPVVMNMNRIEKREDYTYFTESFMPIPCGIYSNLHNGVRSFKDIRGKVIGVEKEVALFESFTQDYPNLGYKLVTFDTFEDTRKAFANGEIDCFLSTKSYDHNVRGLHFFKIDSITKETNHIGVSKNYPILYSILNKEVSYLKEQNIDVIIFDILSFELEKSLVEFSQSEMDYLNEKETIVVGLPKEYFLYAYGEENSFEGVIPNIVEKMGFICDGNFVFLFDSLKNLRLRNDIDFYIDNNRTKDYASKSVFEDEIIVVSTSDKKIINEVYELAPYQVGVFGVPNITDYLLKEMPNINVTDYMDFEIATKAMKNNELDYIILPKLFFSSIVPPEFLEICGELESNENRFVSNDENCIDIINKCLSIIDTQKVLHNEMQQPKTEKRPYVYAFIMAIPLGLLIGGRRLYVYFLKIYYVDNNYGLYNVRYLQKKIKKQSGYLILLEMKNGDDIGYYYGEKIYTKYIQNFLRKVKESLLETESIFYVDEGRYLILKEDTEDVLGFCKTIKKDVLLRNIRLNYDLDIAYIDYQDNNLDIALNRLKLGLHLAQERREIIYFDEKMQNFYKNKIARDENIKNMVNEGRIELRYEDIKDKNGNDIGKYVRGCIEGVSHTTFYHSINRLNLMTKLDKIIIKAVISGSHDDTENIFIDVNEQTLLADGFFDWIDSKLLNNNISLYFIVGFDVLDRNMDILEEKGNFNYVVKNFGNDLKVDCLVKYYDIMYLLVDYSLVDDLEMNEEVLDFIVDFASKNNKKIITTNHHFEKADYYIEGDMR